The genomic segment actatcctttgtttttaatgaactgtgttaaatgttgaaatattaacttattaaaaacaaaacaaaaaaagtttgatgTATTCCATCTGCTCCTTGGCTACACATTTGAGCCTGAAACTATAGTCTGCCCTTTGGACCTATAACTCATTTCCCACCTTCATTTTGTAGATGGAGTGGTTTTAATTGATCCAGAATACTTAAAGGAGAGGAAAGGTGAGTAAATGTCTTTACGAAACCTTATGGCCAGTATATTATTTTCAGCATGTTCGTACCTTACTAAATAGGagtttttctattttatgttAGTATTTGAGCAGGTAGAGTACTTTTGTCTCTGGCTTCTTGTCATTTATCTACAGTGTTTATAACGCTGACATGTGCTTTCCGCTATGGGCGAGAAGACTTAGATGTTCTTGGGTTGACATTTCGAAAGGACCTCTTTGTGGCCAATATACAGGCATTCCCTCCTGTgtctgaggagaagaaaaaccTGACACGTCTACAGGAGCGGCTGATTAAAAAGCTTGGAGAACATGCCTATCCCTTCACCTTTGAGGTTAATTAGTTGCTGCTGTGCCATTAATTACAGATACTATTCATGATATTATACATTTACAAAGCTGAAGATTAATTTTGAAGAAGTGTCTTTAAAGCAAGTGCTTGCTTTTAATTGTTAAGTTCAGATCAGAGTTCACACACTGTTTTAAACAAACTCCAATTCTTGTGTAGCTTCTGAGCAGCTTTTAAGTCTAGTGTTACATCTGAGGTCTCAATATTGATGTGCACAATTTTGGTATTAAATCCACACTAAACATGCATAACTGAATATATctgaatacatattttaaaacatgtttggtTTGTGTGAACTCTTGCAAATTTGCTAGTTTTAGAATGTAAGTAACATTTAATCAATAGTTCAACCTTTTAACATTATAATGTAATGGAACTCAAATATTTTCTAATAGATACCTCCAAATTTACCCTGTTCTGTCACATTGCAACCTGGACCAGAAGATACTGGGAAGGTATACTTTCTGTatcataaacaaaaataatggaGTAATTATGGAATAATGGaataatttcttctgtttttctcacATCTGAAAAGGCATGTGGTGTTGACTTTGAAGTGAAGGCTTTTTGTGCTGAAAACGTTGaagagaaaattcacaaaaggtACAGCACTTTTGTTTGGTGcattccattatttaaaaaaattaaacatgaatacATTTTAGCAGACAATAGTTTGGTAAACAAGCGACACTAAGATATATGCCCATTCTGCCAAATTTTCGTGATGTGCAATCAAGGGGAAGTGGGGGTGCTGAGGATGCTGCAGCATCCCTGACTTTCAGTAGTCCATTAACAGCaactgatataataataataataataataacaataataataataataataataataataataataataataataactattattattattattattattattattattattattgttattattattattattatttaacaacaacaataacaacaacaacaacaacaacaacaacaacaacaacaatatcatCCATTAGTGGCAATCTGCGGGGTCCAGGCACTCTTCACAAACTGGAACCCCAGAGGACAGTTACCTTGAACAATAAAGAGACCATAGATGAAAATTCAGTGCggtctactaatattggcacccttggtaaaaaaaaaaaatcattattttttaaccttgtgatgttttgtttagaaaattcacaaaaatactctgctgtcatggatatcaaacaattgcaaacaaaacacaattttatttaaaaaatatctttgttaaatataggtgggcaacaattattggcacccttttagtcaatacattGTACAACCTCCCTtttccaagataacagctctgagtcttctcctataaatGTATGGGAAAGTGtgcaggacagaggagtttatgctttccAGTTTCTGGGTAAAatgattagagagagagagagagagagagagagagagagagagagaaaaggagaggctGGTGTGGGAACAACCATGTTTAACGTTATTATAATGTAatggataacaggaactaactagtATTGTTCCATATCATTAAATCTAACTAAAAACTGTTAAAATGCACaaagtgtcattcattaatagatTAAGCattgtaatcactggcaaatgACTATGGTATAAgcaaaataacacactccagaccatgtggctatatgaaaataatccccTTGGGGGATTCCACAACTCGTCAGGCCATATCACTCCAGCATGGATTGGATTATTCTTGTATAACCACACTGCAGGTCATGTGTTATGGTGCATTCGATCTAACCATGTTTTTGAGCCAGGccacaaagaaaacatttgctATATTCAGTTCCTTATACTAAACCACTATGTTACCTAACTAGTAATTTATTGCCACTGTTTTGCTTCTGTAAACaggaatatataataaataaatactctttCTTGGCATAGGAACTCGGTGCGCCTAATCATCAGAAAAGTGCAGTATGCTCCAGAAAAGCCGGGTCCACAACCAATGGCAGAGACAACAAGACAGTTTCTCATGTCAGATAAACCCTTACACCTAGAGGCCTCGCTGGACAAAGAGGTCAGCAAATTCCTTAAACAGACAGTCGAAAACTAGTATTCTTAATGCTGTAGATGTATCTGAGACATAAGGTTTACGCTTGCTTTTCAATagcagtttaaaataaaaatgacataaacCAGCATGTTCTTCTTCCTGGACAAATAAGTGACACTTCTCCAAATTAATCAGAGATAGGTAGAAAAGCAGGTCTTATGGCAGTAGTTTCAGACCTACTCCTAACCCTCCTAGGTATTGGagaatttttgttttctctcctgTGGTACACCACATTCATAACTATTATTTCATTGTGATGTTACAAAGGGTGGTTACATCAGTTAAATCACAGACCTGTGCTGGTAGGAGAAATTTTCTTACAGGACTCATGGCCTAAAAAACAATCACGTGTAGGGAGGTGGATTTGAGATAAATAGTATATAAGCTCCATCTAGTGGTTGAATTAGTGTGCTACAAAATACTGCAGGCACAAAGCATAAGGCACAAGTTAAACTTGCACTTTAGCTTCAGTTCCAATTACAAAGCTACAAAATAACGTAGAGAGTTTGGAGACAATTTAGAGTagctttttcagttttttttttttttttttttttaaattaaatgacttAGAAACAAATCTTActttaaaattgaattaaaactGTGATTAGTGTTTGACCTTATATTTGCTTCTGTTTCTTTAGATCTACTACCATGGTGAACCaattaatgtaaatgttcacgtcacaaacaacacaaacaagacTGTGAAGAAAATGAAGATCTCAGGTTTGTATAAATACACCTTAGAATGTTATACAGACTATTAATTTGACaatacattcatttaattatctttctttttaaacaattatagTGCGTCAATATGCTGATATTTGTCTCTTCAACACTGCTCAGTACAAATGTCCAGTGGCAATGGAGGAATCTGAGTATGTATGCAGTACACATATGATGAAGCAATACAGCAACagatatttatgtgtgtgtgtgtgtgtatgtgtatgtatgtatacacacacacacacacacacattttatatatatatatatatatatatatatatatatatatatatatatatatatatatatatatatatatatatatatatatagtgtatgtatgtatgtttgtatgtatgtgtatctaatttcatgttactgtgtttgttTAGTGACATTGTGGCTCCAAGTGCAACGTTCTGTAAGGTATATACTCTCACCCCATTTCTTGCCAACAACCGAGAGAAACGTGGCTTAGCTCTAGATGGAAAGCTCAAACATGAAGACACAAATTTAGCCTCAAGTACACTGTAAGTACTCTTCTAATATAAGAAGTCAATAGTATCATTACTTGTGGTAAGTGGCAGCAGTTGCAATGTTCTCTTTTACTATTGGCTTCATTGTTTTATCCTGAAGGTTACGAGAAGGAGCCAGTAAAGAAATTCTGGGTATAATTGTGTCTTATAAAGTCAAAGTGAAACTGGTGGTGTCTCGTGGTGGGTAAGTTTGAACCTAGATTCAATTTAGTTGCTTCAGTTAAGTGATTAaactttttgtttgatttgtctAGCTACTGTATGATTCTTATACTTCTAGGTGAATCCTAAAAATCAAGttgtattaataaaaaagaaaaaaatatatctacacctatataaataatatttataatgaagATATTTTCcctgttttaaaacaatattcatATTATAAGAATTATATTCCAGTTTTATATGAATTCAGGGAGTGCATTGTACCTGTAGCCA from the Ictalurus furcatus strain D&B chromosome 17, Billie_1.0, whole genome shotgun sequence genome contains:
- the arrb1 gene encoding beta-arrestin-1; protein product: MGDKGTRVFKKASPNGKLTVYLGKRDFVDHVDIVEPVDGVVLIDPEYLKERKVFITLTCAFRYGREDLDVLGLTFRKDLFVANIQAFPPVSEEKKNLTRLQERLIKKLGEHAYPFTFEIPPNLPCSVTLQPGPEDTGKACGVDFEVKAFCAENVEEKIHKRNSVRLIIRKVQYAPEKPGPQPMAETTRQFLMSDKPLHLEASLDKEIYYHGEPINVNVHVTNNTNKTVKKMKISVRQYADICLFNTAQYKCPVAMEESDDIVAPSATFCKVYTLTPFLANNREKRGLALDGKLKHEDTNLASSTLLREGASKEILGIIVSYKVKVKLVVSRGGLLGDLASSDVAVELPFMLMHPKPVEEFIYKEALENDAPIDTNLIEFDTNDDDIIFEDFARQRLIGAKDDKEEEEEGTDSPKLNDR